One stretch of Zingiber officinale cultivar Zhangliang chromosome 6B, Zo_v1.1, whole genome shotgun sequence DNA includes these proteins:
- the LOC121991266 gene encoding uncharacterized protein LOC121991266 has protein sequence MDGKDPLWYSHYISDLDHHDLSSLQSNLGLDATYELRLPMTDEHPSSPPEGFITVFKDQVVGCLRFPLHHFLSELSQYCGIGISQLFHHFYSFRRAEAGVFNVQAKPGQKLFDDLPSSNKGWRSRFFFLKPPSPLTGPSQWRSFSASDLPSHVHEPACSAAAVKLSGVVVRLSVLMLEGILHAFGLSPVPTEIGAPFVPAILRSFASQETPAVAVLQTLNEELTQGLPSAPAVAGLQLSEPRTSEAEDAPMLIEPPALSLADSALPRIADQPAAEPSPAKPVSSLPPTMKLRLMRKGKRTAPATATSPPPLRRQRVEKASDLEVTDPPLDLAVLVTAQNILPAPPSSSGDQPPDLLLPSASPPLAPPSSATPTPNLPSTDPAFEALWRLPSETDLACTPAADSSPIFGRVNFYGDLAISWQSASQQFWESGSPLGEFDQIARSLVATCSASLSAVQRATELQRENAALKARLQELEHPAASSAPPEPSLGSLDAYLRAVGESATSARAISHAAFDKLQQLEAALKTSESSLASEVDRRQASVSELKDKEAELLSQSEELTLLRQGQELLQMRLADAQALASVAAARETTMRAKSLSNPCKRIS, from the exons ATGGATGGTAAGGACCCCCTCTGGTATTCACATTACATCTCTGATTTGGACCATCATGACCTGTCTTCACTGCAATCCAACTTGGGGCTAGACGCCACATATGAGCTTCGCCTTCCCATGACAGACGAGCATCcctcttctcctcccgaagggtTTATCACAGTCTTTAAGGATCAGGTCGTAGGCTGTCTTCGCTTCCCTTTACATCATTTTCTCTCTGAGTTGAGTCAGTATTGCGGGATtggtatctctca ACTGTTCCATCACTTCTATTCTTTCCGGCGAGCCGAGGCGGGGGTATTCAACGTCCAGGCCAAGCCGGGCCAGAAGCTCTTCGATGAcctaccctcttccaataaaggctggagatctcgctttttcttcctcaaaCCCCCTTCCCCCTTAACAGGGCCTTCTCAATGGCGTTCTTTCTCCGCTTCGGACCTCCCTTCACATGTTCACGAACCTGCCTGCTCCGCAGCTGCGGTTAAGCTAAGTGGTGTTGTTGTTCGCCTGTCTGTGttgatgctagaaggcattctgCACGCTTTTGGTCTTAGTCCTGTCCCTACCGAAAttggagctccttttg TGCCCGCAATCCTCCGTTCCTTCGCCAGTCAAGAGACACCCGCGGTGGCCGTTCTACAAACTCTGAATGAGGAGCTAACACAAGGTCTACCTTCTGCTCCCGCCGTCGCCGGTTTACAACTTTCGGAACCCCGGACTTCTGAGGCAGAGGACGCCCCGATGCTTATTGAGCCACCAGCTCTCAGCCTTGCAGACTCAGCCCTACCCCGCATCGCTGATCAACCTGCGGCCGAGCCATCGCCCGCAAAGCCAGTGTCCTCTCTCCCGCCAACTATGAAGCTGCGCCTTATGCGCAAGGGCAAGAGAACAGCCCCAGCCaccgcaacttctcctccacctctCCGCCGTCAACGCGTA gagaaggcctctgatctggaggtgaCAGACCCACCATTGGACCTGGCCGTCCTGGTGACAGCCCAGAATATACTACCTGCCCCGCCTTCGTCCTCCGGCGATCAGCCCCCGGACTTACTGCTGCCCTCCGCGTCTCCTCCTCTCGCGCCTCCGAGCTCCGCCACGCCGACCCCGAACCTGCCCTCTACAGACCCAGCCTTCGAAGCGTTATGGAGGCTCCCCTCGGAGACCGATCTGGCCTGTACGCCTGCTGCCGACTCATCGCCTATCTTCGGTAGGGTCAACTTCTATGGGGACCTGGCCATCTCCTGGCAATCAGCCAGCCAGCAGTTCTGGGAGAGCGGTTCTCCTTTGGGGGAATTCGATCAAATTGCTCGTTCCCTGGTCGCG ACCTGCTCCGCGAGTCTGAGCGCCGTGCAACGAGCGaccgagcttcagcgagagaacgcGGCGCTCAAGGCACGTCTTCAGGAACTTGAGCACCCTGCGGCTTCCTCCGCTCCTCCTGAACCTTCTCTGGGAAGCTTGGATGCCTATTTGCGTGCCGTCGGGGAGTCGGCGACCTCTGCTCGGGCCATTTCCCATGCTGCCTTTGATAAACTTCAACAGCTGGAGGCGGCTTTGAAGACAAGTGAGTCTTCCCTGGCTTCTGAAGTGGATCGTCGTCAAGCGTCAGTCTCTGAGCTGAAAGacaaagaggcagagctgctctccCAATCAGAGGAGTTGACGCTACTTCGGCAAGGTCAAGAGCTCTTGCAAATGAGGCTGGCCGATGCCCAGGCCCTGGCTAGTGTTGCCGCTGCCCGAGAAACAACCATGCGTGCCAAGTCACTCTCCAATCCTTGCAAGCGGATCTCTTGA